The genomic DNA AGTAAGTTTGTACTAATTTATGCTTCCATTGGTAGTCTAAAGCAAGTATACCACACACTCACCAATACTTGGTCAACTCATCCCTtttcatattataatatataatggaaCAAAATACGAACactagctctacaaaaaataaactaagctTGTGTAGTGAATGGGGTGGTGGTGAGTGGgatgagggaagagaggagagggactAGGAGAGGGAcctaatataaataacattaaacTGCTGTAGTCCTAAGTCTTAGTTTCTGCACACCTGTTATGGTGGAACATTTTCCTATacctagaagaaaaattaattccaTGCATTTTTACTGTAATGCAGTctcatgttactcaggctggtctcaaactcctgggctcaaacaatcctcccacctcagcctccagagtagataggactataggcacaacccactgcacccagctccttGCAACTTTTACCTCACAATCACTTAAATAGCTTTTAAGTTAAACTTCCACTAgaatgctaagtaaaagaaaaggCACAAAATTTGTTGAAGAACCGTAAATGTTTAACTGAACACCTACACTGGGCCATGTAGTAAgagtaaaacaatgaaaaatttggACAAAGTTCCCACCTTACCAAAACTTACAGTGTAGAGGGCACAATACACAAACAGGCAATACAGTGTGAAAGTGTGACAAGTATTGTTAAAGCAGATGAAGGATACAATACCTAAAGGATAAACAGGACACGTTAAGTTAGGGAGATGGTGAAGATAAAGGGAATAATAAGAGATGAGGCCTGAAAAGGCAAGTAAGAGTTTGAGCAAGGTCTTGTAAAAAGATTTTATCTTAATTGGAGAAAAATGCCAGATGATGATTAAAAGTGAAATGTTATATGATCAGGTTAGTACATTAGATGGATCACCCTGGGAAGTGTAGAGAACAGTTGATATAAACAATATTATTGATTGCAGTATTGTTATAAAAACTCTGGAGGCAAATGGATTATATTATGGTACGAGCATATAATCAAATGCTAAGCAGCTATTACAAATGAAATAGAACTACATGCACTGACACACAAAGATGTTTAAAAAGATGTCAGATAGGCTGGGGATGATGgcctcatgtttgtaatcccagcaacttgcaagcgtgaggtgggcggatcacctgaggtcgggagtttgagaccagcctgaccaaaatcgagaaaccccgtctctactacaaatacaaaattagccaggagtgatggcacatacctgtaatcctagctacttgggaagctgaggcagaagaatcgcttgaacccgggaggcagaggttgccgtgagccgagaccgtgccattgcactccagcagggaaacaagagcgaaactcctcaaaaaaaaaaaaaaaaaaaaagatgtgggaTAAAAGGTATaactcaatttttataaaatgaaaaagtttgtaTGTACATAGTCTGACGGAATGCACATTCAcctacaatattaattttttaaggcaGCAGAATCTGGGGTTTCCCTTCTGTGTAGGGCAGAAgttatttacattgttttcttctatgcatgtattagttttataattaaaaaacacacagttttttttttttttaataggatacCATGGCACCTGCATAAAAAACATACTAAAGCAAAGTACGATTCAAGTCAGAgaaaccagttaggaggctattgcaaTAAAATCCAGGTGAGATGCCGGGCGAGACCGTGCCTGAGTCTACCTGCTGGTATACAGGATGagtattccttatccaaaatgctgagaccagaagtgttttgaattttgaaatatttgcattatacctACCAGTTGAGCATcacaaatctgaaaatccaaaattttaaatgctCCAATGGGCATTTCTTTTGAAAGTCACATCGGCGCACAAATAGTTTCAAGTTTTGGAGCACGCTGAATTTCAGATGTTCAGATTTAGATGCTCAATCTGTTCCAAGATCACTGGGCCAAAATTAGAATGAAATTCCAGTCCCAACCAACCAAGTACAATCCCTTGCTGAGTACTCCTCAAGATGATCTTACCCAAGAACCACATGCAGTTGGGACCATTttcttgacacagagtcttgctctatcgcccaggctggagtgcagtggcgcgatcttggctcaccgcaagctaaGTACCCATCATCTTCTTACAGACTGCTGGGATCGAACCTATACTccctttaaattttgttttcactgGTCATGGCCCTGGTCTGATCTTTTTTTCCTATCAATACTGTCATAACGATCTTCTGTATTTCTCAGGCCAAAGCCACAAACCCTAAACCCCTGCCCTTCTGGAGACTCTTTCATGGTGCCCTCTGAGATTCGCCTAATAAACTCCCTTAACATCCTCAACTATTtccctgaacatttcctttcattAAACTTGGCTGTTCCCTGGGGAGCAAAAAACCCCTGACAACAATCACATCACAAGGGGGCTTATTCCCATGTATTCCACATATCCACAGGCTGGAAGTGGGACCAGTATCTTCCTTGCTCCCTAACACTGCTTCTAACCATTGCAGCCTGGTAAAAACCACTCCTTCCTTTCAGGCTCATACCATCTAATTATACCACATTCTACCTCTCTTCCTggctatcttttatttttatttatttatttatttatttatttatttgagatagtctcgctctgtcgcccaggctggagtgcagtggcgcaatcttggctcactgcaagctccacctcctgggttcacgccattctcctgcctcagcctcccgagtagctgggattaccagtgcctgccaccacgcctggctaattttttgtatttttagtagagatggggtttcaccgtgttagccaggatggtctcaatctcctgacctcatgatccacccgcctcggcctcccaaagtggtaggattacaggcgtgagccaccgcgcctggtcttatcttttatttaaatgacCTCTCTTCATTCATGTAGACTTTACTACTTGCTTTGCTGTCTTCTCTACTGATGGCTCTACTGATAACTTGGAAGGACTTTCAAATATATAGAGATCTTCTTCACTAAAACCTCCTTGCAGTATTTCATCCACCTTCCTCTTAGCAGCTAATCTTACCATGAAACCTATAatcatctatctatattttattgGCCAGGAACAGTAGAAATGGCATCTCTTGGCTACAAAGGGGTTGGGATAAGTAGTTTTGTAGCTAAACACAATACTACTGTTAGCAAAACTGAAGATCTattcataaagaataaaaaatataaggccgggcgcggtggctcaagcctgtaatcccagcactttgggaggccgagacgggcggatcacgaggtcaggagatcgagagaccatcctgccaacacGGTGGTccccactctactaaaatacaaaacttagccgggcgaggtggcgggtgcctgtagtcccagctactcgggaggctgaggcaggagaatggcgcgtgcagaacccgggaggcggagcttgcagtgagctgagatcccgtggccactgcacccagcctggtgatagagcgagactccgcctcaaaaaatatatatatatatatatagtatatttagtTAGTACTTAGCAGTGGCTGCCACACAGTAGTGTTCTTAGGAAACACAAAATAGCATTATATAGTTCACATATTCTGACCACTGCTCAGTGAACTTAGGTGTACGGAAACAAACAGGTAATTTAAACCAACCCACCCATTTTTCTAGTCCTGAGAGAATGGTGGAAGTATCCCTCTGCCTCATGGCAAACACCAATCCTTTTGTTTGTGCTCTAAACAGCAACACCCCATCCTCAGAAGCTAATATTAAACTTTACTAAGCTGCATATTAAACCTCACCATACTACATTCATCACATTAGAATTCAAATATGttctagtttttcatattttaaacatatgatCTTTACTCCAAATCTCTCTCCAGCTACTACCCTTTCTCCTATTATTCAAACTTGTCTACATCCAGTCTTTACTTCTTTGCCCTTCATTGATTCCTAAAGTCAGCCCAATCTAGCAACCATCTTCAATGTACCACTGTTATTTTGAACTGCAATCACAAATGATCTTCCCATGGCTGTATGTGTTTACCTTTTTAGACTTCATCTAATTTGATCCCTAACACTAAAAAGTtaccttcaccttttttttttttttttttttttttgagacgaagtcctgctctgtcaccatgctggagtgcagtggtgagatctcatctcactgcaacctcagcctcccgggttcaagtgattctcctgcctctcaacctcctgagtagctgggactgcaggtgtatgccaccacacccagccaatttttgtattttagtagaaacagggtttcaccatgttggccaggatggtcttgatctcctgatcttgtgatctgcccgcctcagcctctcaaagtgccaagATTGCatgcgtgaaccaccatgcctggccaacttcaCTTTCCTTTTTGAAACTCATTTGTCTTGGTTCAGTGAAACTCCActcttcttgttttcttatctCTCTACTATGGTTCCTTTAAATGTACGTCTTCAGGGTAGGTGGCAGacattctcttttcattcttattCACCGTCACAAAACCTGTTACAGTCTCTTTACTGATGTCACTAAAATTTGTATCTCTATCTAGACACCTCCTCAGTTCTAGAATTGCGTACCAACCTCTTCATCTGGATGTCTCACCATCCTCTGAGGCTAACATGAATAGCTATAACAGCAGCCACTGCCTTCTTTCTTCCACCGTATGCCGCTCCTTCTGTATTTTGTTAGAACTAATCTggtatctggccgggcgcggtggctcaagcctgtaatcccagcactttgggaggccgagacgggcggatcacgaggtcaggagatcgagaccatcctggctaacacggtgaaaccccgtctctattaagaaacacaaaaaactagccgggcgaggtggcgggcgcctgtagtcccagctactcgggaggctgaggccggagaatggcgtgaacccgggaggcggagcttgcagtgagctgagatccggccactgcactccagcctgggcgacagagcgagactccgtctcaaaaagaaaaaaaaaaaaaaaaaaaagaactaatctGGTATCTGCAAGACCAAGCAACAAAATCTCATGctttatttagcatttaaaatTTGTAACTTCCCCTTGATCTGAAAACTTTCTGTAGTTCCAACGCTGAAATGTTGGGATACTCTTTTTGCTGCTCTAAACACTTGCTTTCAGTGATCTTGGCTCTATCTTCATCTGCTGCTTAAGCATAAAAGTTCTGTCAACATTccttttccatattctttttCTATGTTCCTCTTCAAATGTGTACATCCAACATAAAACATTTAACTCTATATACCTCTGTTTTTCTACAATATCGTGACTGTGTTGACTGTATTTAtgtagtgctttaaaaaaaatcagtaaaagccaggcatggtgactcatgcctgtaatcctagcactttgggaggcaaaggcaggaggactgcttcagcccaggagtttgagaacagcctgagcaatgtgaagagcctgtctctacaaaatatatatatttaaaattagccaggcatggtggcatgcatttgtgatcccaactactgaggagactgtggtggatcacctgagcccaggaggtcaaggctgcaatgagccatgaccacaccactgcactccagcctgagagacagagactctgtctgaaaaactggaaaaaaaaaaaatcaataaacatatttttctcagcctggcaaggtggctcatgcctgtaatgctaacactttgggaggctgaggtgggtggaacacctgaggtcagcagtttgagaccatcctggccaacatggttaaaccccgtctctattaaaaatgctaaaattagccaggcgtggtggtgggcacctgtaatcctagctactcaagaggctgaggcaggagaatcacttgaatctgggaggtgggggctgcagtgagctgagattgtgccactgcactccagcctgggcaacagagtgagactccatctcaaacaaacgaacaaacaaaaaactttttctcACAGAGAAACATGTCCAAATACAAGCAGTGCAGGGCTGGTACAACTATTTAAAGATTTCTTTGAGGAACAGGGATCTCTTTCTTCTACTTCATCCCTTGGCCACAGTTGTCATTTTCATGGTCACAAGATAGCTCTTTCAGCAGCTTCAGGAATGGCCAAGTCATAGGGACAAAGATGAAGTGCAAAAAGTAGAGGTCAAGATAGATAGTTTTGTTCTCAGTGATATGTCTATTTTTGAATCAGCAGGAATGAATGATATGGCTACCCTTAGCTACAAGAAGTCAAAGAGTTCTATAACCACATACCTTATTGTTCTTGGCCAAGATGGAATTCATTAGTAAGGAAAGATGAGCTCAATGTTTGGTTGCTATTGCTAGCAGCCTCACTGGGCCAGAAAACAACTTTCATAAAAACACCAACAAAGCAGTAAAATATAGTCCGGATTCTTTGAACACAATGGAATTAACCCAGAaaccaacaataaaaagataactgaaaatataCATACTTCACATATTAAAAATACCTAATTCCAAACAGCCATGGATCAAAAAGTTGTAATTAGTATTTATAGAACAAAATGTTATATTACGAAAGAGCCCTTTATAACCTTAAATGGTTATTTTAGAGAACAAAGACTGAGACAAGGAGCTTGCAATCCACCTTAAGCCAATGAAAACAGCAATTCTACATTCGTTAACACTTACACAGTTTCTCTCTCAGTATGAATTCTCTTGTGTATAATAAGTGAAGAGCTCTGactgaaggcttttccacattgaatgcattcatagggtttctctccagtgtgaattctcacATGCCTCCTAAGGGAAGAGGAAACACTGAAGGCTTTCctacattccttacattcatagggtttctctccagtgtgagttcttaCATGCATTCTAAGGGATGAGAGCCCACTGAAAACTTTCCCACAGTCACTGCATTCATAAAGATTCTCTCCGGTGTGAATTTTCTTATGAACTTTAAGGTGAGAGCTCGTGTTGAAGGCTTTTCCACACTCACTGCATTCATAGAGTTTTTCTCCAGTGTGTATTCTCTTGTGCACTATAAGGTAAGAGCTTGTGCCAAAGGATTTTCCACACTGattacattcataaggtttctctccagtgtgagttctcaTGTGAGCCTTAAGGGATGTTTTttgactgaaagcttttccacactgattacattcatagggtttctctccagtgtgagttcttaTATGTCTCCTTAAGGTTGAGGAATCATTGAATACTTtaccacattctttacattcatatTGTTTCTCACCCACGTGACTTTTCTTGTGTAAAGTAAGATTAGAAATCCTTttgaaggcttttccacattgaTTACATTCATGTTTCTTTTCAGTATGAGTTTGTCCTTGTTTCTTAAGGGATGACTGATGACACagggtttcatttttattacattcacAGGAATTCTGTGCCATATGCAAATTGTCAGGTATGTGAAACATATTATGTGTGAAGTGCATTCCATGTTTAGAATATGTGTACTCTTTCTGTACTGTTTGATTTCTCTGAAGATGCCATAGAGTTGTATCACATTCATGACTTTCATAGAGCTTCTCACTTACAGAGTTTTTCACATAATTGTTTATGATTGAATTGTGTTTCAAACATCCAATCTCTGAGTAACATTTTTGGCAATGTTTACTGGCGAAAATGCTCtgtgaaaaaataagttttgatCTAAGTTTAGAGGTTTCCTCTAATTCATGATCGTCACGGAACAGCTCCTGAGATACTGTTTTCTTTGGGGCATATGTCACTTGCCTCCAATGTTCCCCTGGAATCTTACACTGTTTTCTGATCTTATGGAATTCCCAGTCTTCTTTTAATGTGGAGGACCAATTATGCATTgtgaattttatcattttcacTGCACTGGATGGCTCCTCCCATAAAATTTTCTGCACAGTTGATTCTTTGGTTTTAGGTAGAATCTTCTGGTCTGGACAGATGCCTCGGGGAATTCTCTTTTCCATATTCCTTATCTCTTCTTGATCCAATGGGGAGATCACAGTAAGCTTGCACAATTGGTATTCCACGGAGGTGAGATTTCTATAGTTTTCCAACATCACATCTCTGTACAGACTTCTTTGAGCAGAATCCAGCATCGTCCACTCGTCCTGAGTGAACTCCACAGCTACATCTTTGAAAGTCATTGGTTCCTGTAACCAGGTTGTCAGAAATATAGCAATCATCCTTTCCTCTTCAGCATTTCTCAGACGGAAATGGGCAGAGTCCTGTTTAGTGAAAGCCCATGTGGAAGATAGGTCCATAACTGCCACTTTTATGACTACATAAGCCTGCATAGTAGAGTGGCGAGATCAGGATGCttctgttcttgtttctccagtccAGTCACAGGAGGGATGCATTTCACCCAAAGTCCTCCCTGTAGCCAAAGAAGCAGGTTCAGGTAAGAGAGCTGGGAACAGGGACCCATTTGGGGAAAGGTGAATACAAAATTGTAGACCCTCGCCGTTACATCCCAGCAAGGTCTAATGAGCTTAAAATCTTTACTGGGATTTGTACTGACATGCAATATAATGATCCTTACCCACTTCAAGAAATACCATCCTGATTCTTTGTACTGGCTTCTCCTTCAGACCACTTTGAGCTCTGGGTGGATGGGgcatgagttattttaaaaaattaaaactgaagagAACCAACCAGTAAAAACACATGGCtgtcaaattaaatttaatgtacTACTTGCTACTTTTTTAAGTTAACTTTTTGGGACAGAAAAATCATTTCCCTGTGAAACACACCTGTTATATATAAATTTCTTCTGTAACTTGTTTACAAGAATAACCTTACAGGACTGACAATTTGGCTGCTACCCTACCAAGGAATTTTATTGAAGTTAAAGGTGTATATGTGACTTTGAAACACATGTTCATttcaatgagaacatatggacacagagtggggaacacACATTGGGACCTGTCGGGGGAGGGCAgcaaggagagcattaggaaaaagagctaatgcatgcggggcttaatacttaggtgatgggttgataggtacagcatatgttacctatgtaacaaacctgcacatcctgtgcatgtaccctggaacttaaaagaaACAGATGTTCATTTGATCACTTCCAGTTTAACCTCCCTCCCTTAAGTCCATATTGTCATCTATGATAGTTTATTCTATCTAACACTTGAAGGGGGTCAAGTGACAAAGGAAGAACCATGAACTGCATTCCCAAGTTTGGAGTGAGGCACTAACTATTAATATTAGATACTGTActctcctggataatttttataatgaatttaatataaataacaaaataacatagagTGTAAATACAAAAGATACATGCTTGGGGACTTCAAGAATCACGACAAATCACGAAACAATTTATTacactaatatttttaaagttctcacTTTTTGAAGACTAGGTAGTTAACCATCAAATGCAAGTCTTCTCTGTCAATACTGTACATCAATAGAACTCAGTTTTAATGGACAAAATTAtagaattgacatttttatttagaCAAAGATCTTTGACAGGTAGATTCTTTGTCCCTAAACCAGAAGTGTATATAGGTTTGTCACTTTAGGGAAACTCATTTAGAAATAGATTTTATCTGATTTGTTTACTGTATTCCTAGTACCTAGAAGAGTCTTCAGTCCATGGCAGAACTCAACAATCTGAGTAAACCAAATGAACCTATGATAATTAAGGTTTTGTGCATGGAGGTA from Papio anubis isolate 15944 chromosome 9, Panubis1.0, whole genome shotgun sequence includes the following:
- the ZNF891 gene encoding zinc finger protein 891 isoform X2, which produces MQAYVVIKVAVMDLSSTWAFTKQDSAHFRLRNAEEERMIAIFLTTWLQEPMTFKDVAVEFTQDEWTMLDSAQRSLYRDVMLENYRNLTSVEYQLCKLTVISPLDQEEIRNMEKRIPRGICPDQKILPKTKESTVQKILWEEPSSAVKMIKFTMHNWSSTLKEDWEFHKIRKQCKIPGEHWRQVTYAPKKTVSQELFRDDHELEETSKLRSKLIFSQSIFASKHCQKCYSEIGCLKHNSIINNYVKNSVSEKLYESHECDTTLWHLQRNQTVQKEYTYSKHGMHFTHNMFHIPDNLHMAQNSCECNKNETLCHQSSLKKQGQTHTEKKHECNQCGKAFKRISNLTLHKKSHVGEKQYECKECGKVFNDSSTLRRHIRTHTGEKPYECNQCGKAFSQKTSLKAHMRTHTGEKPYECNQCGKSFGTSSYLIVHKRIHTGEKLYECSECGKAFNTSSHLKVHKKIHTGENLYECSDCGKVFSGLSSLRMHVRTHTGEKPYECKECRKAFSVSSSLRRHVRIHTGEKPYECIQCGKAFSQSSSLIIHKRIHTERETV
- the ZNF891 gene encoding zinc finger protein 891 isoform X1 — its product is MQAYVVIKVAVMDLSSTWAFTKQDSAHFRLRNAEEERMIAIFLTTWLQEPMTFKDVAVEFTQDEWTMLDSAQRSLYRDVMLENYRNLTSVEYQLCKLTVISPLDQEEIRNMEKRIPRGICPDQKILPKTKESTVQKILWEEPSSAVKMIKFTMHNWSSTLKEDWEFHKIRKQCKIPGEHWRQVTYAPKKTVSQELFRDDHELEETSKLRSKLIFSQSIFASKHCQKCYSEIGCLKHNSIINNYVKNSVSEKLYESHECDTTLWHLQRNQTVQKEYTYSKHGMHFTHNMFHIPDNLHMAQNSCECNKNETLCHQSSLKKQGQTHTEKKHECNQCGKAFKRISNLTLHKKSHVGEKQYECKECGKVFNDSSTLRRHIRTHTGEKPYECNQCGKAFSQKTSLKAHMRTHTGEKPYECNQCGKSFGTSSYLIVHKRIHTGEKLYECSECGKAFNTSSHLKVHKKIHTGENLYECSDCGKVFSGLSSLRMHVRTHTGEKPYECKECRKAFSVSSSLRRHVRIHTGEKPYECIQCGKAFSQSSSLIIHKRIHTERETVLDLGNRNICPFEERKGGKNRKK